The segment AAGGGGTTGATCTGCAGGGTATGGTAGAAATTGGGGGTCGGGGCCGGCCCCGACCCCCAATTTCTATTTGGCGCTGCTTTGTCCCGTCATCCCCTGCAGGAGCCCTTTCAGGTACCAGACCTGCTGATCGGTAGCAATCTGGTTGTCTTTCAGAAAAAGGCTGCCGTCTTGATACTTGAGCGGCCCTTTGAAAAGCTCTATTTTTTTGGAACCGAGATCCTTTATAAACGTGTCCAGAGACTGCCGGACCGGGTTGGAAAGGGACGGTCCGCTGACAAACCCCACGGTAGAGGTGTCGGGGTTGTTGATATCCTTCCAGTCCGGTCCCAGCCAGATCCATTTGGAGGCCCATTTGCCCGCCATGGAATCCTTGATAAAATCAACGTATGCCGGCCCCCAGTTAAAATAGGGAACGCCCAGGCAAACTTCCGAGGCCCCTTCACAGGCGCCGATGTAATCGTAGGGGATGGCCCAGACGGTCTTGCCTTCTTTTTGCTTTTGGCGGGCGACGACGACGGCTTCGGTGGTATCGATGCCGGACACAATCACGTCATAACCGGTATTGAAAAAGTTTTGGGCGACCTGGGTGGGGTCGGCGGTGACGCCGGGAATATTAAACCAGAAACCGATCCAGGTCACCTGGAACTTTAAATCATCGGGCTTTTTTTTCAGGACCTTTTCCCAGGCATAGCGGGCGCCCAGATAGCATGATGCCGCCAGCCGGCGGGTTTCTTCATTAATCAGCGGCCCCAGGTATGCGATTTTGCCGGTCCGGGTCGTCATGGCGGCAGCGAACCCTGCCATCATCTTGCCGTATTCCATCCGGCCCATTAAATTGCTGAGGTTTTTGGGCGCTTTTCCGGTGAGGACATCATCGCCGGAGATGTGCAGAAAGTGAATATCCGGATGTTTAACCGCGGCTTCCCGGGCGCCGTCTTTCATATCGTCGGAATTGGCGATAATCAGTTTTGCCCCCTTTTCCACCATATCGTCCACCAGCTGGGGAATGGTGATGCCGGGCCGGTCGGCCGGGTTGACCTTGTCGATGTAAATCATTTTTGCGCCGGGGATCTTTTTTTCAACATAATGCCCTGCTTCAAAATGGGCCTGGCTCCAGCCGCGGTCGTTGGACGGCCCCACCAGCAGCAGACCGAAAACAAAAGGCTTTTCGGCGGCAAGTGCCGAGGGTGCATGGATCATTAGAAATGAAAAAAGAATAACGAAAATGAAAATTTCAATCTTCAGCCTGCTAAATTTCATGATGCCTCCTGTTTATAACTCGATTTTTTGTAATTTGTCCAGGCCTTCATTGGGCCCCAGTATGATCATGATATCACTTTCTTTTAAAACGGATTGCGCCGTAGGAATCAAGTTCAGTTTGTCCGGAACCATTTCTTTGATGGCGACGACCTGAACACCGAAACGATTCGTCAGGTTGAGGTCTTTCAGATTTTTGCCGATAAACCCCCGGGGGGGCACCAGTTCGATGATGCTGTAACCCTCCAGAAAGGGTAAATAGTCGAGCATATTGGGGTTATGCAGGCGCTCGGCCAGAGAGATAGCCATGTCTTTTTCCGGAAAGAACACCTCGTCGGCGCCGACCTTAAACAGGATGCGTCCATGCGGTTCGGTAATGGCTTTGGCATAGATCCTTTTTACACCGATATCTTTCAGAATCAGCGTCGCCAGGATCGAGTTGCTCAAAATGGAGCCGATGCAGACAACGGCGACATCCATGTCTTTCACGCCAAGGGCCTCTATGACCGTGCGGTCGGTTGCATCGGCAACAATGGCCTGGCTGACATCATCCCTTACCGCTTGAACCTGTTTGGGATCGATATCGACGGCCAGGACCTCATAACCTTTCCGATAAAGGTGCTTTGCCAGATAAAAGCCGAAATTACCCAGCCCGATAATCGCAAATTGTTTCATGACACACCTCATCCGATAATAATGTTTTCTTCAGCATAATAAAAGCGGGACACCTGCTGGCGGCTGATGGCCACGACCATTACCAGCGGCCCCAGGCGCCCGATGAACATGACGGCGGTGATGATCAGACGGCCCAGGGTTGAAAGCCCCGGCGTAACGCCGGCGGAAAGACCGACCGTTCCAAATGCGCTGACAACTTCAAACAACAGCTCTAAAAACTGTCCCCGACTGAACGGGTGCGGGGTATCGCCCAGCTCCGTCAAGAGCAGCGCCATCGTGCCGGCGGCCACCACCAGCATGCTGACCAGCAGGACGCTGACGGCCTTGCCGATGCTCTCCTCGGGGATGGTGCGGTGAAAGACCTGGGTCTGCTTTTGGCCCCGCAGGCGCGAAAACCCCATAAGCGTCAAGGCCGCCAACGTCGTGGTCTTGATGCCGCCTCCGCAGGAGCCGGGGCAGGCGCCGACAAACATCAGCAGAATGATAAGAAAAAGCGTCTGGTTGGCCAAGGTCTCTATTTGCAGGGTGTTGAAACCGGCTGTGCGGGCGCTGACCGACTGAAAAAAAGCGGAAAGCAGACGGTTTAACGGGTCCAGCGGCGTCAGGGTATTATGCCATTCCATCAGCAGGATCGACAAGCTCCCGCAAACCAGCAAAAGGATCGTGGTGGAAAGCACGATGCGTGAATGCAGACTGAGTCGATCCCAACGCTTGCGGTTATAAGGAAATTTTCGTCTCAGTTCGGCGATAACCAGGAAACCGATACCGCCGCAGATGATGAGAAAGCAAATCGTCAGGTTCAGGATCCAGTCTTCCCGGAACCGAATAAAGCTGTCTGAAAAAAGCGAAAAACCGGCGTTGCAAAACGCACTGATGGAATGAAAAATCGACAGGTACAGCGCGATTCCGGCGCTATTGCCGGGAAGAAATCGAAAGAATAAAATAGCGGCACCCAGTCCTTCGATCGCAGCCGTAAAGATGATGACATCTTTCAGTATCGCCGAAAAGCTCTGCTCGCCGCTATGGGTAAACGTATCTCTGACGACAAGCCGTCCGGTCAGGCCGGGACGGCGGCCGGCCATCAGCAACAGCAGGGTTGAGAATGTCATGATGCCAAGGCCGCCGACCTGGATTAAAGCCAGCACAACCAGCTGCCCGAAAAGACTGAGGCGGGTCCCGGTATCCACAACAACCAGACCGGTGACGCAGCCGGCCGAGGTTGCGGTGAAAAGGGCGTTTACGAAACCGAGGTGTTGCTGCGGTGCGGCGGCAGGGAGCATCAGCAGAAGAGTGCCGGTCAGTATCAGAATCGCAAAGGCGCTGATGGACAGACGCGCCGGTGAATGCAGGAACGCCCTCAGGTACCAGGATATTTTATTTTTGGCCGGCATGTGTCATTCCCAAAAGACGGTCCGATGAAACCGAAACCCACTCTTTACGGTAACGGTTAAGTTGTCAAGGCGCCAGGTCCAGGTTGTGCACTCTTTTAAGGGTGTTGAGATCTTCGCAAGCCTTGGTATTCTCGAGGAAGCAGGCCGTTTCCAGCGCTTTTTCCATACTCAGGGGCTCTTTCAGGACATAAAATGCGATGGCTTTGACCATGAAGATTTCGCCCCAGTGCGGATATTTACGCTCCAGCCGGTCCAGGTATATCGACGCCGGCCGCCAAAGACCGGTCCGAAAGTACCGGTAGGCCCTGGCGATATCACGGGCGGGACTGATTTTTGGTTGAATTACGGGTTCCAATTCTTCCCGCAGGGTATCATCCGTTTGCTGCGTTTCAAGCTTTTTGTTCAGAATTTCAGCTTGAATCAAATCAACTGGATAGATCCGGGACTCGATTCGGACGATATATCTCTTGAGTTTGCCGGCGGGAACCCATTTTTCTTCCAGTATTTTTGTTTCAATTTCGTTGGTCGCCAGGCTGTAGATCTCTTCCCTTTTTTTTCGTAGCTCTCGACGAGTCCTTTTATAACAAAATACCTGCCGGCGGTTTCGACGGCGTTTCGCTTGGCGCCATACTGCGCCAACGCCTTTGCCAGCGTGGTTGAATCATCGGGCTGAATCAAATAGCTTGCCTGGGTTACGATGACAACGGCATCCTGTTCGATTTTTTGCGCCAGGCCGGTGGACACGGAAAGAATAATCATCGCAACCGTCAGCACTAAATGTTTTCTGGACATGATGGCCTCCTCGGCCTCTTCTTGTCTGTTAACAGAAACCCGCTTGCGGAGGTTAACCCCGCGGGGAAGCTGTCAATCGGAATGGCCGGACACCTATCCGGCCACCGCTTTTAAAAAGGTCTCAAACGTTTTTAAGTCATTCACATTCAGGATTTTTCCGGAAAAATCCTGAGGCAGAATCTTTTTTAACAAACCGGTCAAGACCCTGCCGGGACCGATTTCGGCAAACACCGTAACCCCGTCGGCTTCCAGTTTGCGCATCGAATCATACCAGCGGACCGGACTGCATAATTGTTTTGCCATGATCGCTTTGATTTCGTCCGGCTCAGAGGCCGTATCGGCGCTGACATTGTGCACAACGGCGCCGGCGGGGGGATCAAAGGGGATGGTGTTGAGAAATTCTCTGAAGTCGGCTTCGGCGTCTTTCATCAACTCGCTGTGCCAGGCGCCGCTGACCCGTAAGGGGATGGACTTGGCGCCCTGTTCTTTTGCAAGGGCCGACACCTTTTCAACCGGACCCGGGGCGCCGGTGATAACAATCTGAAGTTCGGTGTTGTGATTGGCGACAGACACCGGACCCTCGGCCTGAACTTTTTGCACCAGCCGCTGAACCTTTTCCATGGAAAGTCCCACCAGCGCATGCATGGCGCCCTGAAGCCGGGAGGCTTCCCGGTGCATCAATTCTCCCCGTTTGATGACCAGCCGAATGGTATCCTCCCGGGAAGTGATGCCGGCGGCACACAGGGCACTGTATTCACCCAGGCTGTGTCCGGCGGACACATTCGGCGACATCCTTTCGTTCTCGATGGCCGCCAAAGTGGCCAGATTAACGGCCGTCATGGCGGGTTGGAGAGTCACGGTCTGGGTCAGATCTTCTATGGGGCCTTTAAAGCACAGCCGGGAAATGTTGGCCCCGGCAATTTCGTCCGTCATTTCAAAAATTTCTCTGACAAAATCAAATTCCTGGTAAAGGTCGAATCCCATTCCAACGGTCTGGGACCCCTGCCCGGGAAAAAGAAAGGCGATTTTTTTCAAATGGATCCTCCTTATTTACCCTGTTGTGTTGCAGCTTCAGGGTTCATCCAGCTTAAATAGTTTGCGGGTGATATCCAGAAGTGCGGCCCGGTCGTTGTCACCCCCTTCGTGCTTGAGCCACATTATCGGATCATGCAGAATTTTATGGATCATGGATTGCGTCATTCGGTTGATAACGGTCCGGTCGTCAGCTGATAAATGATGCAACGATTGCAACGTTTTGTTGAGCTCCGCTGCGGCGATGGTGTCCATTTTTTTTTGCAGTGCGACGATAGTGGGAACAACGCGTAAACTTTCAAACCACTGGCGGAACCGGATGACCGCTTCATCGATGATCCGTTCGGCTTTAATCGCTTCCCGGTTGCGGTCTTCAATATTTTCTTCAATAACGCCTTTTAAATCGTCGATGTCGTATACATAAATATTCGGCAGCCGGTTGATTTCGGGATCAAT is part of the Desulfobacterales bacterium genome and harbors:
- a CDS encoding BMP family ABC transporter substrate-binding protein, translated to MKFSRLKIEIFIFVILFSFLMIHAPSALAAEKPFVFGLLLVGPSNDRGWSQAHFEAGHYVEKKIPGAKMIYIDKVNPADRPGITIPQLVDDMVEKGAKLIIANSDDMKDGAREAAVKHPDIHFLHISGDDVLTGKAPKNLSNLMGRMEYGKMMAGFAAAMTTRTGKIAYLGPLINEETRRLAASCYLGARYAWEKVLKKKPDDLKFQVTWIGFWFNIPGVTADPTQVAQNFFNTGYDVIVSGIDTTEAVVVARQKQKEGKTVWAIPYDYIGACEGASEVCLGVPYFNWGPAYVDFIKDSMAGKWASKWIWLGPDWKDINNPDTSTVGFVSGPSLSNPVRQSLDTFIKDLGSKKIELFKGPLKYQDGSLFLKDNQIATDQQVWYLKGLLQGMTGQSSAK
- a CDS encoding TrkA family potassium uptake protein, coding for MKQFAIIGLGNFGFYLAKHLYRKGYEVLAVDIDPKQVQAVRDDVSQAIVADATDRTVIEALGVKDMDVAVVCIGSILSNSILATLILKDIGVKRIYAKAITEPHGRILFKVGADEVFFPEKDMAISLAERLHNPNMLDYLPFLEGYSIIELVPPRGFIGKNLKDLNLTNRFGVQVVAIKEMVPDKLNLIPTAQSVLKESDIMIILGPNEGLDKLQKIEL
- a CDS encoding TrkH family potassium uptake protein, which gives rise to MPAKNKISWYLRAFLHSPARLSISAFAILILTGTLLLMLPAAAPQQHLGFVNALFTATSAGCVTGLVVVDTGTRLSLFGQLVVLALIQVGGLGIMTFSTLLLLMAGRRPGLTGRLVVRDTFTHSGEQSFSAILKDVIIFTAAIEGLGAAILFFRFLPGNSAGIALYLSIFHSISAFCNAGFSLFSDSFIRFREDWILNLTICFLIICGGIGFLVIAELRRKFPYNRKRWDRLSLHSRIVLSTTILLLVCGSLSILLMEWHNTLTPLDPLNRLLSAFFQSVSARTAGFNTLQIETLANQTLFLIILLMFVGACPGSCGGGIKTTTLAALTLMGFSRLRGQKQTQVFHRTIPEESIGKAVSVLLVSMLVVAAGTMALLLTELGDTPHPFSRGQFLELLFEVVSAFGTVGLSAGVTPGLSTLGRLIITAVMFIGRLGPLVMVVAISRQQVSRFYYAEENIIIG
- the fabD gene encoding ACP S-malonyltransferase is translated as MKKIAFLFPGQGSQTVGMGFDLYQEFDFVREIFEMTDEIAGANISRLCFKGPIEDLTQTVTLQPAMTAVNLATLAAIENERMSPNVSAGHSLGEYSALCAAGITSREDTIRLVIKRGELMHREASRLQGAMHALVGLSMEKVQRLVQKVQAEGPVSVANHNTELQIVITGAPGPVEKVSALAKEQGAKSIPLRVSGAWHSELMKDAEADFREFLNTIPFDPPAGAVVHNVSADTASEPDEIKAIMAKQLCSPVRWYDSMRKLEADGVTVFAEIGPGRVLTGLLKKILPQDFSGKILNVNDLKTFETFLKAVAG